The Epinephelus lanceolatus isolate andai-2023 chromosome 8, ASM4190304v1, whole genome shotgun sequence genome includes a window with the following:
- the ttll10 gene encoding protein polyglycylase TTLL10, translating into MSSECWVEPCGEGQAEETGLERQQGEEAEEEEVEVLCGDSQPAESLRQEEPPRERPLSPDHSGMQEVTLEGGLEQAQREETQTREKRERFSHVIVNQESRDRGSVSGAGLVEPYLRRSFPRDLSTFSFPDRDMQQQVEEPRGPGPFYFFGGANGAEIVRGYCESKGWKRIYNKHREDFKLKWCETKSPANYCNFREGEQLVYQIPNNKVLTTKIGLLSSLREYERVSSKVSHGRGRRRLKMEEFIPTTFRMDVREEREAFFAQQEGVSNDESHMWICKPTGLNQGRGIFLLKSQEDIDAFKLKLQHSEDSQTNRKTHHRQPQARIVQHYIQSPLLLKGKKFDVRSYLLIACTAPYMVFFRHGYVRLTCDLYDPSSNNLSAHLTNQYMQKKNPLYSQLKEDTVWSMESFNTYVNDRFQVAMGLPRDWVLGTFAKRMQQIMTQCFLAVKSKLDRRLGLFDLIGCDFMIDENFKVWLLEMNCNPALHTNCEVLKEVIPSTVAETLDLTLEIFSKCRLKQRILPLASQRDFVLLYNGVFPPDSVLAWSKSNTNSDLNQKSTKKTQARQFKSGTEGKVVPLDNVNVSASSEGRGSSKSDEHPNTSTSTSTAASPFHQSSLSMQGPLHLHSSSTIVQTVRSKNLRPRVVFKPSKCTLHHHLKAADDMTHSTARQKTRIIMALSSPGISVSDSSESPPHDGPPVCGNKCEEELREDTELSL; encoded by the exons ATGTCATCTGAGTGCTGGGTGGAGCCCTGCGGTGAAGGCCAGGCAGAGGAGACCGGACTGGAGAGGCAACAAGGGGAAGaagcggaggaggaggaagtggaggttCTCTGTGGGGATAGTCAGCCCgcagaaagcctgaggcaggagGAGCCACCCAGAGAACGGCCTTTATCACCTGACCATAGTGGCATGCAGGAAGTGACATTAGAAGGTGGACTGGAGCAGGCCCAGAGGGAGGAGACGCAGACTcgggaaaagagagagaggtttTCCCATGTGATTGTCAACCAGGAAAGCCGGGATAGAGGGTCAG TATCAGGTGCGGGTCTGGTGGAGCCATACCTCCGGAGGTCCTTCCCCAGGGACTTGTCGACCTTCTCATTCCCAGACAGGGACATGCAGCAGCAGGTCGAGGAGCCCCGGGGGCCTGGGCCCTTCTACTTCTTTGGAGGAGCTAACGGAGCTGAAAT AGTGAGAGGTTACTGTGAAAGCAAAGGATGGAAGAGGATTTACAACAAGCACAGGGAGGATTTCAAACTCAAGTGGTGTGAGACCAAATCGCCAGCCAACTACTGTAACTTCAGGGAAG GTGAACAGTTGGTGTATCAGATTCCCAACAACAAGGTGCTCACCACCAAGATCGGCCTCCTCAGCAGTCTGCGGGAGTATGAGCGAGTCAGCAGCAAAGTCAGCCACGGTCGAGGACggag GAGGCTGAAAATGGAAGAGTTTATTCCCACTACCTTCCGCATGGATGTGAGGGAAGAAAGGGAGGCTTTCTTTGCCCAGCAGGAGG GTGTGAGCAATGATGAGAGTCACATGTGGATCTGTAAGCCTACGGGTCTGAACCAGGGCAGAGGCATCTTTCTGCTGAAGAGCCAAGAGGACATCGACGCCTTCAAACTGAAGCTGCAGCACTCAGAAGACAGCCAGACCAACAGGAAGACGCACCACCGCCAGCCTCAGGCTCGCATTGTTCAGCA TTACATCCAGAGTCCACTGCTCCTGAAAGGGAAAAAGTTTGATGTGCGCTCTTACCTTCTGATTGCCTGCACTGCACCTTACATGGTCTTCTTTCGCCATGGATATGTACGACTGACCTGCGACCTCTATGACCCCAGCTCCAACAACCTCTCTGCCCACCTGACCAATCAG TACATGCAGAAGAAGAACCCTCTGTACAGCCAGTTAAAGGAGGATACCGTGTGGTCCATGGAGAGCTTCAACACCTACGTCAACGACAGGTTTCAGGTTGCCATGGGTCTGCCCAGGGACTGGGTGCTGGGCACCTTTGCA AAGCGCATGCAGCAGATCATGACGCAGTGTTTCTTGGCAGTCAAATCCAAGTTAGACCGTCGACTGGGCCTCTTTGACTTGATCGGCTGTGACTTCATGATTGACGAGAACTTCAAG GTGTGGCTGTTGGAAATGAACTGTAACCCAGCTCTTCACACGAACTGTGAAGTGCTGAAGGAGGTGATACCCAGCACTGTTGCTGAGACACTGG ATTTAACTCTGGAGATCTTCAGCAAGTGTCGTCTCAAGCAGAGGATTCTTCCTTTGGCCAGTCAGAGGGACTTTGTGCTGCTTTACAATGGAGTTTTCCCTCCTGATTCAGTGCTGGCCTGGAGCAAGAGCAACACAAACAGTGACCTCAACCAAAAAAGCACCAAAAAGACTCAAGCCAGACAATTTAAGTCAGGGACAGAGGGCAAAGTTGTGCCCCTTGATAATGTGAATGTCTCCGCGAGCAGTGAAGGAAGGGGTAGTTCAAAGTCTGACGAGCACCCCAACACCTCCACTTCTACCTCCACTGCTGCCTCACCTTTCCATCAAAGCTCTCTGTCAATGCAGGGGCCTTTACAtttacacagcagcagcaccatcGTACAGACTGTCAGGAGTAAGAACCTCAGGCCGCGGGTTGTATTCAAGCCCAGCAAATGTACTTTGCATCATCATTTAAAAGCTGCAGACGACATGACGCATTCTACGGCACGGCAGAAGACGAGGATCATCATGGCGCTGTCGTCACCAGGGATCTCTGTTAGTGACTCTTCAGAGAGCCCTCCTCATGATGGACCTCCAGTGTGTGGGAACAAATGTGAAGAAGAGCTGAGAGAGGACACAGAGCTGAGTTTATAA